The Streptomyces sp. NBC_00691 genome has a segment encoding these proteins:
- the rsmD gene encoding 16S rRNA (guanine(966)-N(2))-methyltransferase RsmD — protein sequence MTRVIAGTAGGRRLAVPPGNGTRPTSDRAREGLFSTWGAFLGTLDGARVADLYAGSGAVGLEALSRGAAHALLVEAEPRAARTIRENISSLGLPGAELRTGKAEQIVTGPAPADPYDLVFLDPPYAVTDEDLREILLTLRSGGWLADDALVTVERSTRGGEFGWPAGFEPLRARRYGEGTFWYGRAASTCEDAR from the coding sequence ATGACTCGCGTGATCGCCGGCACCGCCGGTGGGCGCCGCCTGGCCGTGCCGCCCGGCAACGGCACCCGCCCCACCTCCGACCGGGCGCGCGAAGGCCTCTTCTCCACCTGGGGCGCCTTCCTCGGCACCCTCGACGGCGCCAGGGTCGCCGACCTGTACGCCGGCTCCGGCGCCGTCGGCCTCGAAGCGCTCTCCCGGGGCGCCGCCCACGCCCTCCTCGTCGAGGCCGAGCCGCGCGCCGCGCGGACCATCCGCGAGAACATCTCCTCGCTCGGCCTGCCCGGCGCCGAACTCCGCACCGGCAAAGCGGAACAGATCGTGACGGGACCGGCGCCCGCCGACCCGTACGACCTGGTCTTCCTCGACCCGCCGTACGCCGTCACCGACGAGGATCTTCGCGAGATACTCCTCACACTCCGCTCGGGGGGCTGGCTAGCGGACGACGCTCTCGTCACCGTGGAGCGCAGCACCAGAGGCGGAGAATTCGGCTGGCCGGCCGGTTTTGAACCACTGCGGGCCCGTCGTTACGGCGAGGGAACGTTTTGGTACGGTCGCGCCGCCTCTACGTGCGAAGACGCACGATGA
- the coaD gene encoding pantetheine-phosphate adenylyltransferase codes for MRRAVCPGSFDPITNGHLDIIARASKLYDVVHVAVMINQSKKGLFTVDERIELIREVTADLGNVEVESFHGLLVDFCKQRDIPAIVKGLRAVSDFDYELQMAQMNNGLTGVETLFVPTNPTYSFLSSSLVKEVAAWGGDVSHLVPPTVLPRLTERLARK; via the coding sequence TTGCGCCGCGCCGTCTGTCCGGGGTCATTCGACCCCATCACCAACGGACATCTCGACATCATCGCCCGCGCCTCCAAGCTGTACGACGTCGTACATGTCGCGGTGATGATCAACCAGTCGAAGAAGGGCCTGTTCACGGTCGACGAGCGGATCGAGCTGATCCGCGAGGTGACCGCCGATCTCGGCAACGTCGAGGTGGAGTCCTTCCACGGGCTGCTCGTCGACTTCTGCAAGCAGCGCGACATCCCCGCGATCGTCAAGGGGCTGCGCGCGGTCAGCGACTTCGACTACGAGCTGCAGATGGCCCAGATGAACAACGGCCTCACGGGAGTGGAGACCCTCTTCGTCCCCACCAACCCGACCTACAGCTTCCTGTCGTCCTCGCTGGTCAAGGAGGTCGCGGCCTGGGGCGGCGATGTCTCCCACCTGGTGCCGCCGACGGTCCTTCCCCGGCTCACCGAGCGCCTGGCGCGGAAGTGA
- a CDS encoding cell division initiation protein, which translates to MDVQKKLDEIVATVQGARSMPMSASCVVNRAELLALLEEVREALPGSLAQAQELIGGREHMVEQARQEAERIIEAAHTERGSIVSDTQVARLSQEEADRILSEARREAEEVRAEADDYVDSKLANFEVVLNKTIGSVDRGREKLLGRGPGLDQNGYADEDAPEYSADPQTLIHRADEYVDAKLGAFEAVLSKTLEAVGRGRQKLHGRIATDALGEHMAAQEGLGGAVHTSDSDYLAGLAELSDPEPVQIPAQPQSQPQPDPYAAYQQAQQQPDPYAGYQQVQQQPDPYAYQQQAQHADPYGYQQQDPYAYQQPVQQQGHPQGHQQQGAALDETSFFDTGMIDLEQLRRYEQGQ; encoded by the coding sequence GTGGACGTACAGAAGAAGCTCGACGAGATCGTCGCGACCGTGCAGGGCGCCCGTTCCATGCCCATGTCGGCATCCTGCGTGGTCAATCGCGCCGAGCTGCTCGCCCTGCTCGAAGAGGTGCGGGAGGCCCTGCCGGGCTCCCTCGCTCAGGCGCAGGAGCTGATCGGCGGCCGCGAGCACATGGTCGAGCAGGCCCGCCAGGAGGCGGAGCGGATCATCGAGGCCGCCCACACCGAGCGCGGCTCGATCGTCTCCGACACCCAGGTCGCCCGGCTCTCGCAGGAGGAGGCCGACCGGATCCTCTCCGAGGCCCGCCGCGAGGCCGAGGAGGTCCGCGCCGAGGCCGACGACTACGTCGACTCCAAGCTGGCGAACTTCGAGGTCGTCCTCAACAAGACGATCGGCTCCGTCGACCGGGGCCGCGAGAAGCTCCTCGGCCGGGGCCCCGGCCTCGACCAGAACGGTTACGCGGACGAGGACGCCCCCGAGTACAGCGCCGACCCGCAGACCCTGATCCACCGGGCCGACGAGTACGTCGACGCCAAGCTCGGCGCCTTCGAGGCGGTGCTCAGCAAGACCCTGGAGGCCGTCGGCCGGGGGCGGCAGAAGCTGCACGGCCGGATCGCCACCGACGCCCTGGGCGAGCACATGGCCGCCCAGGAGGGCCTCGGCGGCGCCGTGCACACCAGCGACTCCGACTACCTGGCCGGGCTCGCGGAGCTCTCGGACCCCGAGCCGGTCCAGATCCCCGCCCAGCCGCAGTCCCAGCCCCAGCCGGACCCGTACGCGGCGTACCAGCAGGCGCAGCAGCAGCCCGACCCGTACGCCGGCTACCAGCAGGTCCAGCAGCAGCCAGACCCGTACGCGTACCAGCAGCAGGCGCAGCACGCCGACCCGTACGGCTATCAGCAGCAGGACCCCTACGCGTACCAGCAGCCCGTCCAGCAGCAGGGGCACCCGCAGGGGCACCAGCAGCAGGGGGCCGCGCTCGACGAGACCAGCTTCTTCGACACGGGCATGATCGATCTGGAGCAGCTGCGCCGCTACGAGCAGGGCCAGTAG
- a CDS encoding YceD family protein: MHAAHVWQPPRRSTNSKAGRALSTRLDHRNPLVFDTHELGRRPGALQRISRSIEAPRDLGVEGVIGVPEGSPVEIDLRLESVMEGVLVTGTARASAEGECVRCLEPVELELDVDFQEMFSYPDSDDRGRSKAAADDEAEADEDMIPLEDGMFDLEPVLRDAVVLALPMQPVCREDCAGLCSECGANLNENPDHHHDAVDARWAALQGLAGSLGTDEKDNMSGKASDGDVRSAAEKQEK; this comes from the coding sequence ATCCATGCTGCCCACGTCTGGCAGCCTCCTCGACGCAGCACGAATTCGAAAGCAGGAAGAGCCCTGAGCACGCGCCTCGACCACCGCAACCCCCTCGTGTTCGACACACACGAGCTGGGGCGGCGTCCTGGTGCCCTCCAGAGGATCTCCCGCTCGATCGAGGCCCCCAGGGACCTGGGCGTCGAAGGAGTGATCGGAGTGCCCGAGGGCTCTCCGGTGGAAATCGATCTCCGTCTTGAGTCGGTCATGGAAGGGGTGCTTGTCACAGGCACCGCCCGTGCATCGGCCGAGGGGGAGTGCGTAAGGTGTCTGGAGCCCGTCGAGCTGGAGCTCGATGTGGACTTCCAGGAGATGTTCTCGTACCCCGACTCCGACGACCGGGGCCGCTCCAAGGCGGCCGCGGACGACGAAGCCGAGGCAGACGAGGACATGATCCCCCTCGAGGACGGCATGTTCGACCTCGAACCCGTGCTGCGTGATGCGGTGGTGCTCGCACTGCCGATGCAGCCGGTGTGCCGGGAGGACTGTGCGGGTCTGTGCTCCGAGTGTGGAGCGAACCTGAACGAGAACCCCGACCACCACCATGACGCCGTCGACGCTCGTTGGGCGGCACTGCAGGGACTCGCCGGTTCGCTGGGAACCGATGAGAAGGACAACATGAGCGGCAAAGCCTCTGACGGGGACGTCCGAAGCGCCGCCGAGAAGCAGGAGAAGTAG
- the rpmF gene encoding 50S ribosomal protein L32: protein MAVPKRKMSRSNTRHRRSQWKAAVPTLVSCERCQEPKLQHIACPSCGTYNKRQVLSV, encoded by the coding sequence GTGGCTGTTCCGAAGCGGAAGATGTCGCGCAGCAACACGCGCCACCGCCGGTCGCAGTGGAAGGCTGCGGTCCCCACCCTGGTTTCGTGTGAGCGTTGCCAGGAGCCGAAGCTGCAGCACATCGCGTGCCCGAGCTGCGGCACCTACAACAAGCGCCAGGTCCTCTCGGTCTGA
- the rnc gene encoding ribonuclease III: MSESRKTDDKTDHASSHTLLEGRLGYQLESALLVRALTHRSYAYENGGLPTNERLEFLGDSVLGLVVTDTLYRTHPDLPEGQLAKLRAAVVNSRALADVGRELELGSFVRLGRGEEGTGGRDKASILADTLEAVIGAVYLDQGLDAASELVHRLFDPLIEKSSNLGAGLDWKTSLQELTAAEGLGVPEYLVSEEGPDHEKTFTAAARVGGVSYGTGTGRSKKEAEQQAAESAWRAIRAAADERAAAAKAAAEAGPGEVADPSPTAHRASA, translated from the coding sequence ATGTCTGAGTCCCGCAAGACGGACGACAAGACGGACCATGCCTCGTCCCACACGCTTCTGGAAGGGCGGCTCGGCTATCAGCTCGAGTCCGCCCTTCTGGTGCGTGCGCTGACCCACCGTTCGTACGCGTACGAGAACGGCGGTCTGCCCACCAACGAGCGGCTGGAGTTCCTCGGGGACTCCGTGCTCGGCCTGGTGGTCACGGACACGCTGTACCGGACCCACCCCGACCTGCCGGAAGGCCAGCTGGCCAAACTGCGGGCCGCGGTGGTGAACTCGCGTGCGCTGGCGGACGTGGGGCGCGAACTCGAACTCGGCTCCTTCGTCCGGCTCGGCCGGGGCGAAGAGGGCACGGGCGGCCGGGACAAGGCGTCCATCCTCGCCGACACCCTTGAAGCGGTGATCGGCGCGGTCTATCTCGACCAGGGCCTCGATGCGGCGTCCGAGCTGGTGCACCGGCTCTTCGACCCGCTGATCGAGAAGTCCTCGAACCTCGGTGCCGGCCTGGACTGGAAGACCAGTCTCCAGGAGCTCACCGCGGCCGAGGGCCTGGGTGTTCCGGAATACCTCGTCTCCGAAGAGGGTCCGGACCACGAGAAGACCTTTACTGCTGCCGCCCGCGTCGGTGGTGTCTCGTACGGCACCGGCACCGGCCGCAGCAAGAAGGAAGCGGAACAGCAGGCGGCGGAGTCCGCGTGGCGTGCGATTCGCGCGGCCGCGGACGAACGCGCGGCGGCGGCGAAGGCCGCGGCCGAGGCGGGACCGGGAGAGGTCGCCGACCCCTCTCCGACCGCCCACCGGGCGTCGGCCTGA
- the mutM gene encoding bifunctional DNA-formamidopyrimidine glycosylase/DNA-(apurinic or apyrimidinic site) lyase, which translates to MPELPEVEVVRRGLERWVAGRTVTEVEVLHPRAVRRHPAGGADFAARLKGQRFEVARRRGKYLWLPLAETGTSVLGHLGMSGQLLVQPEDAADEKHLRIRVRFDDAAGTELRFVDQRTFGGLSLHDQTPDGLPDVIGHIARDPLDPEFDDAAFQSALRLRRTTVKRALLDQSLISGVGNIYADEALWRSRLHYDRPTATLTRPRSAELLGHVRDVMNAALEVGGTSFDSLYVNVNGESGYFDRSLDAYGREDEPCRRCGTPMRRRAWMNRSSYFCPRCQRPPRGTA; encoded by the coding sequence GTGCCCGAGCTGCCCGAGGTCGAGGTCGTACGGCGGGGTCTGGAGCGCTGGGTCGCCGGACGGACGGTGACCGAGGTCGAGGTGCTGCACCCCCGGGCCGTACGCCGGCACCCGGCGGGCGGCGCGGACTTCGCGGCCCGGCTGAAGGGGCAGCGGTTCGAGGTGGCGCGCCGCCGCGGCAAGTACCTGTGGCTGCCGCTCGCCGAGACCGGCACCTCCGTCCTGGGGCACCTCGGCATGAGCGGGCAGCTGCTCGTCCAGCCGGAGGACGCCGCGGACGAGAAGCACCTCCGTATCCGCGTCCGCTTCGACGACGCGGCCGGCACCGAGCTCCGCTTCGTCGACCAGCGCACCTTCGGCGGTCTCTCGCTCCACGACCAGACCCCCGACGGACTGCCGGACGTCATCGGGCACATCGCCCGCGACCCGCTGGACCCCGAGTTCGACGACGCCGCCTTCCAGAGCGCGCTGCGGCTGCGCCGTACGACGGTGAAGCGGGCGCTGCTCGACCAGTCGCTGATCAGCGGCGTCGGCAACATCTACGCCGACGAGGCGCTCTGGCGGTCCCGGCTGCACTACGACCGGCCGACCGCCACCCTCACGCGCCCCCGCTCGGCCGAACTCCTCGGCCACGTCCGCGACGTGATGAACGCGGCCCTGGAGGTCGGCGGCACCAGCTTCGACAGCCTGTACGTGAACGTCAACGGCGAGTCCGGCTACTTCGACCGCTCGCTCGACGCCTACGGGCGCGAGGACGAGCCGTGCCGCCGCTGCGGTACGCCGATGCGGCGCCGCGCGTGGATGAACCGCTCCAGCTACTTCTGCCCGCGCTGCCAGCGCCCACCGCGCGGGACCGCCTGA
- a CDS encoding winged helix-turn-helix transcriptional regulator — translation MTDDLAFDVFARACPSRGTLEHVTGRWGSLTLGALHDGTFRFNELRRRVDGVSEKMLSQTLHALERDGLVHREAQPTNPPRVDYRLTPLGREIAERLIGLIELVEGRMPQVEAARERYDAARETPVTA, via the coding sequence ATGACTGACGACCTCGCCTTCGACGTGTTCGCGCGCGCCTGCCCCTCGCGCGGCACACTGGAGCACGTGACGGGCCGCTGGGGCAGCCTGACCCTCGGCGCCCTGCACGACGGGACGTTCCGGTTCAACGAACTGCGGCGCCGGGTCGACGGCGTGAGCGAGAAGATGCTGTCGCAGACCCTGCACGCACTGGAGCGCGACGGACTCGTCCATCGCGAGGCACAGCCGACGAATCCGCCGCGGGTCGACTACCGGCTCACCCCGCTCGGCCGCGAGATCGCGGAGCGGCTGATCGGCCTGATCGAGCTGGTGGAGGGCCGGATGCCGCAGGTCGAGGCGGCCCGGGAACGTTACGACGCGGCGCGCGAGACCCCCGTCACGGCCTGA
- a CDS encoding flavodoxin family protein — protein sequence MTTPVVSIAYHSGYGHTAVLAEAVRDGAVDAGATVHLIKVDGITEAEWELLDASDAIVFGSPTYMGTASGAFHQFAENSSKRWFADTWLDKIAAGFTNSGSKSGDKLHTLQYFQILAGQHGMHWVNLGLKPGWNTSEASENDLNRLGFFSGAAGQTPGDLGPEGVHKADVATAEHLGRRVALTARTFAAGKAAA from the coding sequence GTGACCACCCCCGTCGTCTCCATCGCCTACCACTCCGGCTACGGCCACACCGCAGTCCTGGCCGAGGCCGTCCGTGACGGCGCCGTCGACGCGGGCGCCACCGTCCACCTGATCAAGGTCGACGGGATCACCGAGGCCGAGTGGGAGCTGCTCGACGCCTCCGACGCGATCGTCTTCGGCTCCCCGACGTACATGGGCACGGCCTCCGGCGCCTTCCACCAGTTCGCCGAGAACTCCTCGAAGCGCTGGTTCGCCGACACCTGGCTGGACAAGATCGCCGCCGGCTTCACCAACTCCGGTTCCAAGAGCGGCGACAAGCTGCACACCCTGCAGTACTTCCAGATCCTCGCCGGGCAGCACGGCATGCACTGGGTCAACCTCGGCCTCAAGCCCGGCTGGAACACCAGCGAGGCCTCCGAGAACGACCTCAACCGCCTCGGCTTCTTCTCCGGCGCGGCCGGTCAGACCCCCGGCGACCTGGGCCCCGAGGGCGTCCACAAGGCGGACGTCGCGACCGCCGAACACCTCGGCCGCCGTGTCGCCCTGACGGCCCGTACCTTCGCGGCCGGCAAGGCCGCCGCCTGA
- a CDS encoding CAP domain-containing protein — protein sequence MGRHRRAGAAPAAEDYADGSDRRHRGTRRKRRAPVRTGLLGASAAVAVGAIAVASGLLPGGDTFTVGSAGTSERPSQSRQTPELTTQGGSTQTPTGDAGTTRTSTKANAGTDKGKAASPSATPSTKPAPKATPTPTKAPTKAPTKAPAKPAPKRTTAAPSTKAPAPKAEPKPDPTTEAPVETTAAPSTADRGVAAEAEVVRLVNVERAKVGCSPVSADARLAALAGAFSSDMAARGFFDHTDPDGNTPWARAEKAGIAGLGGENIARGQADAAAVMESWMNSDGHRANILNCDFTTLGVGVHFADGGPWWTQDFGY from the coding sequence ATGGGACGCCACCGTCGCGCCGGAGCCGCACCCGCCGCAGAAGACTACGCGGACGGTTCGGACCGCCGTCACCGGGGTACCCGCCGCAAGCGGCGCGCCCCCGTGCGCACCGGCCTGCTCGGAGCCTCCGCCGCCGTAGCGGTGGGCGCCATCGCCGTCGCCTCGGGCCTGCTGCCCGGCGGGGACACCTTCACGGTCGGCAGCGCGGGCACGAGCGAGCGACCGAGCCAGTCCCGGCAGACGCCGGAGCTGACGACGCAGGGCGGGTCCACGCAGACCCCGACCGGCGACGCGGGTACCACGCGGACCAGCACGAAGGCGAACGCGGGCACGGACAAGGGCAAGGCGGCCTCGCCGTCGGCGACCCCGTCCACGAAGCCGGCCCCGAAGGCCACACCGACCCCGACGAAGGCGCCGACCAAGGCCCCGACGAAGGCTCCGGCCAAGCCGGCGCCGAAGCGGACCACGGCCGCGCCGTCCACGAAGGCTCCCGCGCCGAAGGCCGAGCCCAAGCCCGACCCGACGACCGAGGCTCCGGTCGAGACGACCGCGGCCCCCTCCACCGCCGACCGCGGCGTGGCCGCCGAGGCGGAGGTCGTCCGGCTGGTCAACGTCGAGCGCGCCAAGGTGGGCTGCTCGCCGGTGAGCGCGGACGCCCGGCTCGCGGCGCTGGCCGGGGCGTTCAGCTCGGACATGGCGGCCCGCGGCTTCTTCGACCACACGGACCCCGACGGGAACACGCCGTGGGCGCGCGCCGAGAAGGCGGGTATCGCGGGCCTCGGCGGCGAGAACATCGCCCGCGGCCAGGCCGACGCGGCGGCCGTGATGGAGTCCTGGATGAACAGCGACGGCCACCGCGCCAACATCCTGAACTGCGACTTCACCACCCTGGGCGTGGGCGTCCACTTCGCCGACGGCGGCCCCTGGTGGACCCAGGACTTCGGCTACTGA
- a CDS encoding acylphosphatase, producing the protein MSDDVRMTAWVRGRVQGVGFRWFTRANALEIGGLVGFALNLDDGRVQVVAEGARENCHRLLAWLHSSDTPGRVDGVTEIWATPRGGYDGFAIR; encoded by the coding sequence ATGAGTGACGACGTTCGGATGACCGCCTGGGTACGCGGCCGGGTACAGGGAGTGGGCTTCCGCTGGTTCACCAGGGCAAACGCTTTGGAGATCGGAGGCCTGGTGGGCTTCGCCCTCAACCTCGACGACGGCAGGGTGCAGGTCGTGGCCGAAGGGGCGCGTGAGAATTGCCACCGTCTGCTCGCCTGGCTCCACTCCTCCGACACACCCGGGCGCGTGGACGGCGTCACTGAGATCTGGGCCACCCCGCGCGGTGGCTACGACGGCTTCGCCATCCGCTGA
- the smc gene encoding chromosome segregation protein SMC yields the protein MHLKALTLRGFKSFASATTLRFEPGITCVVGPNGSGKSNVVDALSWVMGEQGAKSLRGGKMEDVIFAGTTGRPPLGRAEVSLTIDNSDGALPIDYAEVTLTRIMFRGGSSEYQINGDTCRLLDFQDLLSDSGIGREMHVIVGQGQLDSVLHADPMGRRAFIEEAAGVLKHRKRKEKALRKLDAMQANLARVQDLTDELRRQLKPLGRQAAVARRAVVIQADLRDARLRLLADDLVHLQRALTAEVADEAALLARKEATEAELRTALAREAALEAEARALVPRLERAQQNWYALSQLAERVRGTVSLADARVKSATAAPAEERRGRDPEDLEREAARVREQEAELEAALEAAERALEDTVTHRAGLEQALASEERRLKDLARALADRREGLARLHGQVNAARSRAASAQAEIDRLAAARDEAAERAVTAQEEYEQLKTEVDGLDAADTEHGERYEAARRGLADAEAALGAARETAATAERRRAATQARHETLALGLRRKDGTGALLTAGLSGLLGPAAELLTVTPGYEIPVAAALGAAADAVAATGPSAAAEALRLLRKQDAGRASLLLTGAPGPDRSGETGAAAGHPYAADLVRGPDELMGAVRRLLAGIVVVDDLDQAAELVRTRPASTAVTLEGDLLGAHFAQGGSAGAPSLLEVQASVDEAAAELDELAVRCEELAAAERGADERRRTAAALVEELDTLRRTAEREKSAVAQQLGRLAGQARGAAGEAERTAAAAARAQEALEKATAEAEELAERLLVAQEAAAFGEGGDEEPDTGTRDRLAIDGSNARQTEMEARLQVRTHEERVKGLAGRADSLDRAARAEREARARAEQRRARLRHEERVAGAVAAGARGLLAHIEVSLVRAERERVVAQAARADREEGLTAARTRGRDLKAELDKLTDSVHRGEVLGAEKRLRIEQLESKALEEFGVEATALVAEYGPEQPVPPSPAVEGADGSDSPEADEPRPFIRSEQEKRLRAAERAYHQLGKVNPLALEEFAALEERHRFLSEQLEDLRKTRTDLLQVVKEVDLRVEQVFTEAYRDTAREFEGVFSRLFPGGEGRLILTDPDNMLTTGVEVEARPPGKKVKRLSLLSGGERSLTAVALLVSIFKARPSPFYVMDEVEAALDDTNLQRLIRIMQELQESSQLIVITHQKRTMEVADALYGVSMQGDGVSKVISQRLR from the coding sequence GTGCACCTCAAGGCCCTGACGCTCCGCGGATTCAAGTCGTTCGCCTCGGCCACCACGCTGCGGTTCGAACCCGGAATCACCTGTGTCGTGGGCCCCAACGGATCGGGCAAGTCCAATGTCGTGGACGCCCTGTCCTGGGTCATGGGCGAGCAGGGCGCCAAGTCGCTGCGCGGCGGCAAGATGGAGGACGTCATCTTCGCCGGCACGACCGGGCGCCCCCCGCTCGGCCGTGCCGAGGTGTCCCTCACCATCGACAACTCCGACGGCGCGCTGCCCATCGACTACGCCGAGGTCACGCTCACCCGCATCATGTTCCGCGGCGGCAGCAGCGAGTACCAGATCAACGGCGACACCTGCCGGCTGCTCGACTTCCAGGACCTGCTCTCCGACTCCGGCATCGGGCGCGAGATGCACGTCATCGTCGGCCAGGGGCAGCTCGACTCCGTGCTGCACGCCGACCCGATGGGCCGCCGCGCCTTCATCGAGGAGGCCGCCGGAGTCCTCAAGCACCGCAAGCGCAAGGAGAAGGCGCTGCGGAAGCTCGACGCGATGCAGGCCAACCTCGCGCGCGTGCAGGACCTCACCGACGAACTGCGCCGCCAGCTCAAGCCCCTCGGCCGGCAGGCCGCCGTCGCCCGCCGCGCCGTCGTCATCCAGGCCGACCTGCGCGACGCCCGGCTCCGTCTCCTCGCCGACGACCTCGTCCACCTCCAGCGGGCACTCACCGCAGAGGTCGCCGACGAAGCGGCGCTGCTCGCCCGCAAGGAGGCCACCGAGGCCGAACTGCGGACCGCGCTGGCCCGCGAGGCCGCCCTGGAGGCCGAGGCACGCGCGCTCGTGCCCCGGCTCGAACGCGCCCAGCAGAACTGGTACGCCCTCTCCCAGCTCGCCGAACGCGTTCGCGGCACGGTCTCGCTGGCCGACGCGCGCGTGAAGAGCGCCACCGCCGCACCCGCCGAGGAGCGCCGCGGCCGCGACCCGGAGGACCTGGAGCGCGAGGCGGCCCGCGTCCGCGAGCAGGAGGCGGAGCTGGAGGCCGCGCTGGAGGCCGCCGAGCGCGCCCTGGAGGACACCGTCACCCACCGCGCCGGACTCGAACAGGCGCTGGCGTCCGAGGAGCGCCGTCTCAAGGACCTGGCCCGCGCCCTCGCCGACCGCCGCGAGGGCCTCGCCCGTCTCCACGGCCAGGTCAACGCGGCCCGCTCGCGCGCCGCCTCCGCCCAGGCCGAGATCGACCGGCTCGCCGCCGCCCGCGACGAGGCGGCGGAGCGGGCGGTCACGGCCCAGGAGGAGTACGAGCAGCTCAAGACCGAGGTCGACGGCCTCGACGCCGCGGACACCGAGCACGGCGAACGGTACGAGGCCGCCCGCCGCGGACTGGCCGACGCGGAGGCGGCGCTCGGCGCCGCCCGTGAGACCGCCGCCACCGCCGAACGCCGCCGTGCCGCCACCCAGGCCCGGCACGAGACCCTCGCCCTCGGACTGCGCCGCAAGGACGGCACGGGCGCCCTGCTGACCGCCGGACTCAGCGGACTCCTCGGCCCGGCCGCCGAACTCCTCACCGTCACCCCCGGATACGAGATCCCCGTCGCCGCCGCCCTCGGCGCCGCGGCCGACGCGGTCGCCGCCACCGGCCCCTCCGCCGCCGCCGAAGCCCTCCGCCTGCTGCGCAAGCAGGACGCCGGCCGCGCGTCCCTGCTGCTGACCGGGGCCCCCGGACCGGATCGCTCCGGAGAGACCGGGGCCGCCGCCGGGCACCCGTACGCCGCCGACCTCGTCCGCGGACCCGACGAACTCATGGGAGCCGTCCGCCGGCTGCTCGCCGGGATCGTCGTCGTCGACGACCTGGACCAGGCCGCCGAGCTCGTCAGGACCAGGCCCGCGTCGACCGCCGTCACCCTGGAGGGAGACCTGCTCGGGGCGCACTTCGCCCAGGGCGGCTCGGCGGGCGCGCCCAGCCTCCTCGAAGTCCAGGCCTCGGTCGACGAGGCCGCCGCCGAGCTCGACGAACTCGCCGTACGCTGCGAGGAGCTGGCGGCCGCCGAGCGCGGGGCCGACGAGCGGCGCCGTACCGCCGCCGCGCTCGTCGAGGAACTCGACACCCTTCGCCGTACCGCCGAACGGGAGAAGTCCGCCGTCGCCCAGCAGCTCGGCCGGCTCGCCGGCCAGGCCAGGGGAGCTGCCGGGGAGGCCGAGCGCACCGCGGCCGCCGCCGCCCGCGCCCAGGAGGCCCTGGAGAAGGCGACCGCCGAGGCGGAGGAACTCGCCGAACGTCTGCTGGTGGCCCAGGAGGCCGCGGCGTTCGGGGAGGGCGGGGACGAGGAGCCCGACACCGGCACCCGCGACCGGCTCGCGATCGACGGATCCAACGCGCGCCAGACCGAGATGGAGGCCCGCCTCCAGGTCCGTACGCACGAGGAGCGGGTCAAGGGGCTCGCCGGCCGGGCCGACTCGCTCGACCGGGCCGCCCGCGCCGAACGGGAGGCACGCGCACGTGCCGAACAGCGCCGCGCCCGGCTGCGCCACGAGGAGCGGGTCGCGGGCGCGGTCGCCGCCGGCGCCCGCGGCCTCCTGGCCCACATCGAGGTGTCGCTCGTCCGCGCCGAGCGGGAGCGGGTGGTGGCGCAGGCGGCGCGGGCCGACCGGGAGGAGGGCCTGACGGCGGCCCGGACCCGGGGCCGCGACCTCAAGGCCGAACTCGACAAGCTCACCGACTCGGTGCACCGGGGCGAGGTGCTCGGCGCGGAGAAGCGCCTGCGGATCGAGCAGCTGGAGTCGAAGGCCCTGGAGGAGTTCGGTGTGGAGGCGACCGCGCTGGTCGCCGAGTACGGACCGGAACAGCCCGTGCCGCCGTCGCCGGCCGTCGAGGGAGCGGACGGCTCGGACTCCCCGGAGGCCGACGAGCCGCGTCCCTTCATCCGTTCGGAGCAGGAGAAGCGCCTCAGGGCAGCCGAACGGGCGTACCACCAGCTCGGCAAGGTCAACCCGCTGGCCCTCGAGGAGTTCGCGGCCCTGGAGGAGCGGCATCGCTTCCTCTCCGAGCAGCTGGAGGACCTGAGGAAGACCCGGACCGATCTGCTTCAGGTCGTGAAGGAGGTCGACCTGCGGGTCGAGCAGGTCTTCACCGAGGCGTACCGGGACACGGCCCGGGAGTTCGAGGGTGTCTTCTCGCGGCTCTTCCCGGGGGGAGAGGGGCGGCTGATCCTGACCGACCCCGACAACATGCTCACCACCGGAGTCGAGGTGGAGGCCCGCCCGCCCGGCAAGAAGGTCAAGCGGCTCTCGCTGCTCTCCGGCGGCGAGCGTTCGCTGACGGCCGTGGCGCTGCTGGTCTCGATCTTCAAGGCCCGGCCCAGCCCGTTCTACGTGATGGACGAGGTCGAGGCGGCGCTCGACGACACCAACCTCCAGCGGCTGATCCGGATCATGCAGGAGCTCCAGGAGTCCTCGCAGCTGATCGTGATCACCCACCAGAAGCGGACCATGGAGGTCGCGGACGCGCTGTACGGCGTGTCCATGCAGGGGGACGGCGTCTCGAAGGTGATCAGCCAGCGGCTGCGCTGA